The sequence ACTACTTGTTTTTTGTTCAGTGGTTTATTTCtcaaaaagtaaatttaaatatttaacaaagttatttaaaaaattaatattattttctgtttgAGATAGGATGCCCTCATAGTTCCATCAATGCATTCACACCAAGCCAGTATTCATGTTCAAGAAGTATCAAACACCAAGAAGTAAAACCAAACCAAGTAATAatttcaagaaaaaataaaggatatattaattaatttgagaaacaaaaacaaaatgaagtATGAGTTTTCAGAGGAACCGGCGCTTCCATGGAACACGATTGTTTTTCTTCACACAGCAGCCACACGAGTAAAGCAAAACGACGAGAAGGATAAGAAGAAGATTAAAGACGAGAAGAATCCTCCATCTTTTTCTAATCCCTTTGTAAACTCCAACCTTGCAGGACTCGCATGCATAACACAACTCGCTCTGCGTGTTACTCCATGTTTTGCAGTCCCCTTTGATCTCTGCCGTCGACGTTGCTGGAACTGTCCACCATGTAGCATTCTTTGCCTCGAAGCCACATTCTACTGGAGGTCGACAACATCCGAACTGAAtacaaaaaaacacattttacatacTAATATATACAAAGTATTAACACTTTCGAATaactaataatttaaattttttaccaaaaaaaaaaaaaactaataatttaaGTTTTCAGATATTTTCGAATACTAGATTTGATTTTGCTTTGGTTtggattataatttatatatccaGCCATTcgagtatttaaaaaaaaacgatttggATTTGGTTCGGATAAATGCCAATGCCTACTGAAATGTATGAACACATACCTTTACGTGTGAGAGGTGTTTGGCGTCAAAGTCAACGTCACGTGGACGAAACCTACAAATGGAAGAATCAGCCATGCATCGTTTAATCCCTTCCCAGTTCTTACCTTGAAGGAAATGGTCTCCTATCCAGTTTTGAAGATCACCGGTCTTCACATTCCCTATTCCTTTGTCTGAAAACGCTTTGCCGGCGGAAGAATTAGTTACaaggaagatgaagatggagaagatTAGGGTGAGAAGAatggagaggaagagaaagaatAGGTAGACAGTAATGATGATGTAGTTGTCGTAGAGAGCCGCGATGAGGCCTAAGGAAGATATGAAGAAGAGGAGAGTCGCTGTTACGATGAGAGGGTTTTGAATGAAGCGTTGACATTGTGATGGGCCTTCAATGAAGAGATAGACAGAGAAACATAAGGTGGCGAGGCCGATCAATGCGAGGATTGCGTTCGTTGTTATCACGGCGGCGTTGCTTAGCCGTGGCATTGTTTAAACGCCGGTTATTTTTTGGGCGGAGAGAAGAGACAAGTCGGTTTGTTGAGAAAACAAATGTCAagtgttatttattaaatacatGGCTCCGTGTGCTATGGTATATATGTGTATACTAGGAATATTGAGCTTGTTTaccaaaaagttaaaacaaatgTGAATATTAAATTTGTCATAGTTAGGTTGATTTGGTTGACGGcttaactatttatatatataattttcaacttATGACTATTtagttgttattattattttttcgtcATATGTTTAGAATTTTATCAACTTGATAACATTGTATCTGATATTCAATATTACAAATAAACACACATACATATAGCTATTATTAGTATATTATATGAGATGAGTATGTATATATCAAAACTATCCATAGATCGTTTtcagtaagaaaaaaaaactatccatAGATCAAAGATgtgatattatataaatataggcCAATAGAAACTCTTTAAGTCACTtataattatttacattttgacCAAAAGAAGATGTAAGAAACTCCTGTGATTTTAGTAAACAGTTATTGTGGTACGAGTGGTTAGTTTATAATAAAACGGGATACGTGGCAAATGTTTCAACCCTTACCACATCGGCACTACGTTGGGACGTGGTGTCCACTAACTAAACATCTGAAGCTTTGGACGGTGTAGAATTAAGCTCTTTGACTTTGCCTCCATTACTTCATGTCCATAACTACGCGCTTTTGTCAAAACTGGATGAtcttagtttatatttattaacCTTGTATGCATGTATTATGTGTTTATATATTCATACAACTGTTGTTACGCGTATCAAATAAAAACCAAATCAGTCTCATATTTGATTTGCTTATGTCAACTCCAGTTCGGTAGGTGGGTGACAATTGAAACCTTTACACCCCCAGGTAAGTGATTAATGCTTAAGTTTTTCATCTCAGTATTGTTTTATTCATTACAACAACATATGCATATCAAATGAGACTTGTCTTACATTGATACAGAAATATAAAACGTGTTCACATATTTATACCACTGAGGAAATCTGAGGGTCTGGTGCATAGCCTTTACTGTTGATTTCATTGCCGTTTAACTTCTCTGAGGAGAAGATTTCATCACCACACAGCGTTACTAATGCCTTGAGATCATCATCCGTGATTCTCTGAGATTATTATCAAACAATAATTAAGTAAGACATTCTATAATCAATTcgtatttgaaattataatatcAAATTTAGTTTTAAGTATATGTGCACAAGAagatataaaatacaaaaaaaaaaaaacctttttctGCTTGGTTAAATCTCTGAACCGTGAGAATACCTCGTTCAATTTCTCATCATTGATTTCATATCCCAACTGAGAGCAGAAACAAACACCCaagtatattaattaattaataaatatatagatctcctatttaagtatttgtatatGATCATTGTGTAACCAACGAGTAAAAATGATCTAATCACAATGTATTTACCTCTTTCAGACAACCTTTCACCGCATGACGTCCACTACGTATTTCCATAGGTTTTTCAAATAAgttaaataagtaaaaaaatattacttaaaaTTGAATAATTACCTAAGCTTTCCAAGAACAATGCCTGAATTTTGAGATTTTACAACTCCTACGTCTTCTGGTGATAAGATCTCATATGTACTCCGATTTTTCAATATCCCATCCTTTCATAATGTGTAAAGAATGATAACCAATTCTATCTCATAATTGattttctgtatatatatatatattagtatgtatgcatgtatatatatatgcaccgAACCTGGTGAATGCCGCTCTCATGAAGAAAACAGTTGGCTCCAACTATAGGCTTGTGGGGTTGAACATACAAGCCAGTGTATTCTTGAACCTTCTCAAGAATTAACAACCTATTAGTTAATTATTATAAACGCTAAGGAATGAAAACACTAGCTCCTCGACATGTCAAACAGTCAAATTTACCGCCTTACCATCTTGCTAGTAGCCATAATTTGGCGTCTGTCTATTCTTGTATAAACACCACCCATCAGGTATGCTCCTCGACATTTCAAAGCCATCACGACCTATACAtaccaaataaatatttatgttgttGATGAATTGATGATGATAGAAAATTACGATCGTGTTGAGTTTCCTGGACTTGactgtttttaaaatcaatAGACAATAAATAGATTAAGAGATTGATTCTTCTCGGTTATATTTTTGTATGCTCTACCTTACTTTGGATGTGTGATTTCTTACCTCTTCAAGTGATGCATTTCCACTTCTTTCACCTATTCCATTGATTGTTACTTCGACTTGACGTGCTCCAGCACATACACCCTATTGAAGCCCAAAAAAAAGCCCAACCTTATGATCCATTAGAAGCTTTTAGACTAGGGTTATagactcatatatatatgttgttaaCAGTTCTGAAGTGGGCACTTTGGCTGCAGTTTGAGCAGCATCCTTTCTCATTGTATGAATCAATCGAAAACTCTTTTATCTTGGTGACAACTTTATCTTcatcctctctctctttgtcttgTTAAATAAAGCTCACTGAGCTATTTCATTTCTAGTTTAATAAGCTCATTTGAGCATCAATCTATTTAGTTTTAAATCTCTCCACACCCtatgtaaaatcgttgttatatatGCATTTGGAAttgatattttgtaaataaatgagcAAAGGGAGAATTAGAAAAAAGTACGGCTATTGTGTTGGCGGTAGCAACACCAAGGTCATTGTGACAATGAACGCTGAAGATAGCATCATTAATTCCAGGAGTGTTTGCTTTGACATATCTCACAAGTTCTCCGTATTCTTGCGGCATGTTGATCCCCACCGTGTCCGCGAAGGCCACCGTGGTTGCACACGCTTTGATCGCTTCTTCAAAAACCTTGCATATATAATCCTTATCGGACCTGCTTAATTTTAGtcacaaattaatattttataattataatttatatatgacattagtaaaaaaaaatcttatatataaagtttttaacGCTTTAAGTTAATTATAAACCGTTCAACTAAaacaatgtgttttttttttttgacaaaactaaaacaatgtgtttcatttttaaagttttgtatttaaaatagaCAGAGCATTGTGAACGGAATGAACATACATTATACATTAAGAGTTTTAAGTTGAGGATTTAAAACATTGAAAATTTAACTAAGAGATTTTAtttcgattcaaaaatagttaaAGAGGttttactacaaaaaaaatcatttaatattatagtggcaaatcaaatattttatttaaccgCAAACAGTCTTCTCTTTATAGAAGAAACAATGTAATAAGATTTTATGTTCTTTCGAACCTGTGAAAAAAATAATGGAGATGTATAGGTTTTAAGATATGAACCTGCCACTATCTTCACAACCAAATTCGATGTCtttgaagcctaaacttttagCAAACCTAATGCTACTTTTTGTTATCTCGACAACTTCTTCTCTAGTCATTTTCAGCTTATATTTCATGTGAATGTCACTAGTAGAAGTGAATACGAGTATCCTCGGCCTCTTTGCGTACTTCACTGATTCCCAAGCCGCCTTAATATCTCTTTCTTTGCTTCGTGCGATGACGCATATCACTGGGATATAACCTGTTTCCTCATCCACCTAGCAagatatataatctttttagtgctaattttttttgacaatttcTTCATTTGTGCATGCATACTTTTCATGAAAACCATGCTAATTAATTAAACTGTGACTTTCTAATAATATCAAATTTCTCTGGAACAACAAGGTTAACTCTATGGTTTGGCACCAATAAAGCTATTGTGCGAGGTTCAAATTTGCTTATTTACTTTGACTTCCAGACTAATTAATAGTTCTCTTTAGTTTTGCAGGTCATATAACAAAAACCCATTTAttagattaaaaattattttgtaatataaaaaacgaaatagatttttttaatagaagTTCTGAACAGtagatcatatatataatttttcgtAGGTCCGAAGTCAGCctctaaaattttcaatcttaaAAATAACCATTCATATTAAAGGTGGTTTGAATCCGGGGAATAGGGGAACTAATCCTTTGCACTAGAACTAAGCCACCAATACTTTGGTAAAACTAAATAGTTTGAAGAATGACCGGACAACCGGTGGTAGGGATCATTCCGGAAGATGTCAGAAGTGACGAAGCCATAACTATGAAGTACGTAGAGGAGAGaactaaatattttgatttatttggaGGATAGATAGTGAGGAAATTGTTTTGCAGTGAGATGGAGAACATGTAcaataaaattcatatatttatagatggatataattttttgtaatgGATTTCTAAATAACTGGTTAGTGGAGTTAGTGAGATTTATACAAATGATAAGTCTAACAACCTTGGATTTATAACATCTTTTATAAACACTTAATCCAATACGGGAAGATCTGGTAAAAATCTAAAGAAATTTCGAATACCTAATTCAGAAAgccttatttaaatttaatgggGGTGATGACTTAAGTTTTCATGGCATTATTATTAtcgtttatttatatttttgtggttTACCAAATTCTTTTATTAAAAGGCTAATTATTATGATAGTTGGACTTAAATATACTTTCTGCGTTTGAT is a genomic window of Brassica napus cultivar Da-Ae chromosome A2, Da-Ae, whole genome shotgun sequence containing:
- the LOC106425740 gene encoding tetraspanin-12-like, whose translation is MPRLSNAAVITTNAILALIGLATLCFSVYLFIEGPSQCQRFIQNPLIVTATLLFFISSLGLIAALYDNYIIITVYLFFLFLSILLTLIFSIFIFLVTNSSAGKAFSDKGIGNVKTGDLQNWIGDHFLQGKNWEGIKRCMADSSICRFRPRDVDFDAKHLSHVKFGCCRPPVECGFEAKNATWWTVPATSTAEIKGDCKTWSNTQSELCYACESCKVGVYKGIRKRWRILLVFNLLLILLVVLLYSCGCCVKKNNRVPWKRRFL
- the LOC106415312 gene encoding methylthioalkylmalate synthase 1, chloroplastic-like, whose protein sequence is MASSLLTSSGMIPTTGCPVDEETGYIPVICVIARSKERDIKAAWESVKYAKRPRILVFTSTSDIHMKYKLKMTREEVVEITKSSIRFAKSLGFKDIEFGCEDSGRSDKDYICKVFEEAIKACATTVAFADTVGINMPQEYGELVRYVKANTPGINDAIFSVHCHNDLGVATANTIAGVCAGARQVEVTINGIGERSGNASLEEVVMALKCRGAYLMGGVYTRIDRRQIMATSKMVQEYTGLYVQPHKPIVGANCFLHESGIHQDGILKNRSTYEILSPEDVGVVKSQNSGIVLGKLSGRHAVKGCLKELGYEINDEKLNEVFSRFRDLTKQKKRITDDDLKALVTLCGDEIFSSEKLNGNEINSKGYAPDPQISSVV